The following coding sequences lie in one Camelus bactrianus isolate YW-2024 breed Bactrian camel chromosome 8, ASM4877302v1, whole genome shotgun sequence genomic window:
- the BCLAF1 gene encoding bcl-2-associated transcription factor 1 isoform X8 encodes MGRSNSRSHSSRSKSRSQSSSRSRSRSHSRKKRYSSRSRSRTYSRSRSRDRIYSRDYRRDYRNNRGMRRPYGYRGRGRGYYQGGGGRYHRGGYRPVWNRRHSRSPRRGRSRSRSPKRRSVSSQRSRSRSRRSYRSSRSPRSSSSRSSSPYSKSPVSKRRGSQEKQTKKAEGEPQEESPLKSKSQEEPKDTFEHDPSESVDEFNKSSATSGDIWPGLSAYDNSPRSPHSPSPIATPPSQSSSCSDAPMLSTVHSAKNTPSQHSHSIQHSPERSGSGSVGNGSSRYSPSQNSPIHHIPSRRSPAKTITPQNAPRDEARGRSSFYPDGGDQETAKTGKFLKSPPLHKNLDAREKSTFREESPLRIKMIASDSHRPEVKLKMAPVPLDDSNRPASLTKDRLLASTLVHSVKKEQEFRSIFDHIKLPQASKSTSESFIQHIVSLVHHVKEQYFKSPAMTLNERFTSYQKATEEHSTRQKSPEIHRRIDISPSALRKHTRLAGEERVFKEENQKGDKKLRCDSADLRHDIDRRRKERSKERGDSKGSRESSGSRKQEKTPKDYKEYKSYKDDSKHKSREQDHSRSSSSSASPSSPSSREEKESKKEREEEFKTHHELKEYSGFAGVSRPRGTFHDDRDDGVDYWAKRGRGRGTFQRGRGRFNFKKSGSSPKWTHDKYQGDGIVEDEEETMENNEEKKDRRKEEKE; translated from the exons ATGGGTCGCTCCAATTCTAGATCACATTCTTCAAGATCAAAATCTAGATCACAGTCTAGTTCTCGATCAAGATCAAGATCACACTCTAGGAAGAAGAGATACAG ttctAGGTCTCGTTCCAGGACATATTCAAGATCTCGTAGTAGAGATCGTATTTATTCTAGAGATTATCGCCGAGATTACAGAAATAATAGAGGAATGAGGCGACCTTATGGGTACAGAGGAAGGGGTAGAGGGTATTACCAAGGAGGAGGAGGTAGATATCATCGAGGTGGATATAGACCTGTCTGGAATAGAAGACACTCCAGGAGTCCTAGACGAGGTCGTTCACGTTCCAGGAGTCCAAAAAGAAGATCTGTTTCTTCTCAAAGATCCCGAAGCAGATCTCGCCGGTCATATAGATCCTCTAGGTCTCCAAGATCATCGTCTTCTCGTTCTTCGTCCCCGTATAGCAAATCTCCTGTCTCTAAAAGACGAGGGTCtcaggaaaaacaaaccaaaaaagctGAAGGGGAGCCCCAAGAAGAGAGTCCTCTGAAAAGTAAATCGCAGGAGGAACCGAAAGATACATTTGAACATGACCCTTCTGAATCTGTGGATGAGTTTAATAAATCATCAGCCACATCTGGTGATATTTGGCCTGGCCTTTCAGCGTATGATAATAGTCCCAGATCGCCCCATAGTCCTTCACCAATCGCTACACCACCTAGTCAGAGTTCATCTTGCTCTGATGCCCCCATGCTCAGTACAGTCCACTCTGCAAAAAACACCCCCTCTCAGCATTCACATTCCATTCAGCATAGTCCTGAAAGGTCTGGGTCTGGTTCTGTTGGAAATGGATCTAGTAGATACAGTCCTTCACAGAATAGTCCAATTCATCACATCCCTTCACGAAGAAGCCCTGCAAAGACAATCACACCACAGAATGCTCCAAGAGATGAGGCTAGGGGACGTTCCTCATTTTATCCTGATGGTGGAGATCAGGAGACTGCAAAAACAGGAAAATTCTTAAAAAG TCCCCCTCTACACAAGAATCTGGATGCACGAGAAAAGTCTACCTTCAGAGAGGAGAGCCCACTTAGGATCAAAATGATAGCCAGTGATTCTCACCGTCCTGAAGTCAAACTCAAAATGGCACCGGTTCCTCTTGATGATTCTAACAG ACCTGCTTCCTTGACTAAAGACAGGCTACTTGCTAGTACACTTGTCCATTCTGTCAAGAAGGAGCAAGAATTCCGATCCATCTTTGACCACATTAAGTTGCCACAGGCCAGCAAAAGCACTTCAGagtcatttattcaacacattgTGTCCTTGGTTCATCATGTTAAAG AGCAATACTTCAAATCACCTGCAATGACCCTAAACGAGAGATTCACTTCATATCAGAAAGCCACTGAAGAACATAGTACCCGGCAAAAGAGCCCTGAGATACACAG GAGAATTGACATCTCTCCAAGTGCCCTGAGGAAGCATACGCGTTTAGCAGGGGAAGAGAgagtttttaaggaagaaaatcaaaag GGAGATAAAAAATTAAGGTGTGATTCTGCTGATCTTCGACATGACATTGATCGtcggagaaaagaaagaagtaaagaacGGGGGGATTCCAAGGGCTCCAGGGAATCCAGTGGAtcaagaaagcaggaaaaaactCCAAAAGATTACAAGGAATACAAATCTTACAAAGATGACAG taaACATAAAAGTAGAGAGCAAGATCATTCTCGATCTTCATCCTCTTCAGCATCACCTTCTTCTCCCAGTTCTCGAGAAGAAAAGGAGagtaagaaggaaagagaagaagaatttAAAACTCACCATGAACTGAAAGAATACTCAGGCTTTGCAGGAGTTAGCCGACCACGAGGAACCTTT catgatgacagagatgatggtGTGGATTATTGGGCCAAAAGAGGAAGAGGTCGTGGTACCTTTCAGCGTGGCAGAGGGCGCTTTAACTTCAAAAAATCAGGTAGCAGTCCAAAATGGACTCATGATAAATACCAAGGGGACGGGATTGTTGAAGATGAAGAGGAGACCAtggaaaataatgaagaaaagaagGACAGGCGCAAAGAAGAAAAG gaataa
- the BCLAF1 gene encoding bcl-2-associated transcription factor 1 isoform X2 has product MGRSNSRSHSSRSKSRSQSSSRSRSRSHSRKKRYRSRSRTYSRSRSRDRIYSRDYRRDYRNNRGMRRPYGYRGRGRGYYQGGGGRYHRGGYRPVWNRRHSRSPRRGRSRSRSPKRRSVSSQRSRSRSRRSYRSSRSPRSSSSRSSSPYSKSPVSKRRGSQEKQTKKAEGEPQEESPLKSKSQEEPKDTFEHDPSESVDEFNKSSATSGDIWPGLSAYDNSPRSPHSPSPIATPPSQSSSCSDAPMLSTVHSAKNTPSQHSHSIQHSPERSGSGSVGNGSSRYSPSQNSPIHHIPSRRSPAKTITPQNAPRDEARGRSSFYPDGGDQETAKTGKFLKRFTDEESRVFLLDRGNTRDKEAPKEKGSEKGRAEGEWEDQEALDYFSDKESGKQKFNDSEGDDTEETEDYRQFRKSVLADQGKNFATTSHRNTEEEGPKYKSKVSLKGNRESDGFREEKNYKLKETGYVVERPSTTKDKHKEDDKNSERITVKKETQSPEQVKSEKLKDLFDYSPPLHKNLDAREKSTFREESPLRIKMIASDSHRPEVKLKMAPVPLDDSNRPASLTKDRLLASTLVHSVKKEQEFRSIFDHIKLPQASKSTSESFIQHIVSLVHHVKEQYFKSPAMTLNERFTSYQKATEEHSTRQKSPEIHRRIDISPSALRKHTRLAGEERVFKEENQKGDKKLRCDSADLRHDIDRRRKERSKERGDSKGSRESSGSRKQEKTPKDYKEYKSYKDDSKHKSREQDHSRSSSSSASPSSPSSREEKESKKEREEEFKTHHELKEYSGFAGVSRPRGTFFRIRGRGRARGVFAGTNTGPNNSNTTFQKRPKEEEWDPEYTPKSKKYFLHDDRDDGVDYWAKRGRGRGTFQRGRGRFNFKKSGSSPKWTHDKYQGDGIVEDEEETMENNEEKKDRRKEEKE; this is encoded by the exons ATGGGTCGCTCCAATTCTAGATCACATTCTTCAAGATCAAAATCTAGATCACAGTCTAGTTCTCGATCAAGATCAAGATCACACTCTAGGAAGAAGAGATACAG GTCTCGTTCCAGGACATATTCAAGATCTCGTAGTAGAGATCGTATTTATTCTAGAGATTATCGCCGAGATTACAGAAATAATAGAGGAATGAGGCGACCTTATGGGTACAGAGGAAGGGGTAGAGGGTATTACCAAGGAGGAGGAGGTAGATATCATCGAGGTGGATATAGACCTGTCTGGAATAGAAGACACTCCAGGAGTCCTAGACGAGGTCGTTCACGTTCCAGGAGTCCAAAAAGAAGATCTGTTTCTTCTCAAAGATCCCGAAGCAGATCTCGCCGGTCATATAGATCCTCTAGGTCTCCAAGATCATCGTCTTCTCGTTCTTCGTCCCCGTATAGCAAATCTCCTGTCTCTAAAAGACGAGGGTCtcaggaaaaacaaaccaaaaaagctGAAGGGGAGCCCCAAGAAGAGAGTCCTCTGAAAAGTAAATCGCAGGAGGAACCGAAAGATACATTTGAACATGACCCTTCTGAATCTGTGGATGAGTTTAATAAATCATCAGCCACATCTGGTGATATTTGGCCTGGCCTTTCAGCGTATGATAATAGTCCCAGATCGCCCCATAGTCCTTCACCAATCGCTACACCACCTAGTCAGAGTTCATCTTGCTCTGATGCCCCCATGCTCAGTACAGTCCACTCTGCAAAAAACACCCCCTCTCAGCATTCACATTCCATTCAGCATAGTCCTGAAAGGTCTGGGTCTGGTTCTGTTGGAAATGGATCTAGTAGATACAGTCCTTCACAGAATAGTCCAATTCATCACATCCCTTCACGAAGAAGCCCTGCAAAGACAATCACACCACAGAATGCTCCAAGAGATGAGGCTAGGGGACGTTCCTCATTTTATCCTGATGGTGGAGATCAGGAGACTGCAAAAACAGGAAAATTCTTAAAAAG GTTCACAGATGAAGAGTCTAGAGTATTCCTGCTTGATAGGGGTAATACCAGGGATAAAGAGGCTCCCAAGGAGAAAGGATCAGAgaaagggagggcagagggagaatgGGAAGATCAGGAAGCTTTAGATTACTTCAGTGATAAAGAGTCtggaaaacaaaagtttaatgATTCAGAAGGGGATGACACAGAGGAGACAGAGGATTACAGACAGTTCAGGAAGTCAGTTCTTGCAGATCAGGGTAAAAATTTTGCTACTACATCTCACCGGAATACTGAGGAGGAAGGACCCAAGTACAAGTCCAAAGTTTCATTGAAAGGCAATAGAGAAAGTGATGgatttagagaagaaaaaaattataaacttaaAGAGACTGGATATGTAGTGGAAAGGCCTAGTACTACAAAAGATAAGCACAAGGAAGACGACAAAAACTCTGAGAGAATAACAGTAAAGAAAGAAACTCAGTCACCTGAGCAGGTAAAGTCTGAAAAGCTCAAAGACCTCTTTGATTACAGTCCCCCTCTACACAAGAATCTGGATGCACGAGAAAAGTCTACCTTCAGAGAGGAGAGCCCACTTAGGATCAAAATGATAGCCAGTGATTCTCACCGTCCTGAAGTCAAACTCAAAATGGCACCGGTTCCTCTTGATGATTCTAACAG ACCTGCTTCCTTGACTAAAGACAGGCTACTTGCTAGTACACTTGTCCATTCTGTCAAGAAGGAGCAAGAATTCCGATCCATCTTTGACCACATTAAGTTGCCACAGGCCAGCAAAAGCACTTCAGagtcatttattcaacacattgTGTCCTTGGTTCATCATGTTAAAG AGCAATACTTCAAATCACCTGCAATGACCCTAAACGAGAGATTCACTTCATATCAGAAAGCCACTGAAGAACATAGTACCCGGCAAAAGAGCCCTGAGATACACAG GAGAATTGACATCTCTCCAAGTGCCCTGAGGAAGCATACGCGTTTAGCAGGGGAAGAGAgagtttttaaggaagaaaatcaaaag GGAGATAAAAAATTAAGGTGTGATTCTGCTGATCTTCGACATGACATTGATCGtcggagaaaagaaagaagtaaagaacGGGGGGATTCCAAGGGCTCCAGGGAATCCAGTGGAtcaagaaagcaggaaaaaactCCAAAAGATTACAAGGAATACAAATCTTACAAAGATGACAG taaACATAAAAGTAGAGAGCAAGATCATTCTCGATCTTCATCCTCTTCAGCATCACCTTCTTCTCCCAGTTCTCGAGAAGAAAAGGAGagtaagaaggaaagagaagaagaatttAAAACTCACCATGAACTGAAAGAATACTCAGGCTTTGCAGGAGTTAGCCGACCACGAGGAACCTTT TTTCGAATtagaggcagaggaagagccaGAGGAGTTTTTGCTGGGACAAATACTGGTCCAAACAACTCAAATACTACTTTTCAAAAGAGACCGAAGGAAGAGGAATGGGATCCAGAATATACCCCAAAGAGCAAGAAGTACTTCTTG catgatgacagagatgatggtGTGGATTATTGGGCCAAAAGAGGAAGAGGTCGTGGTACCTTTCAGCGTGGCAGAGGGCGCTTTAACTTCAAAAAATCAGGTAGCAGTCCAAAATGGACTCATGATAAATACCAAGGGGACGGGATTGTTGAAGATGAAGAGGAGACCAtggaaaataatgaagaaaagaagGACAGGCGCAAAGAAGAAAAG gaataa
- the BCLAF1 gene encoding bcl-2-associated transcription factor 1 isoform X4, producing the protein MGRSNSRSHSSRSKSRSQSSSRSRSRSHSRKKRYRSRSRTYSRSRSRDRIYSRDYRRDYRNNRGMRRPYGYRGRGRGYYQGGGGRYHRGGYRPVWNRRHSRSPRRGRSRSRSPKRRSVSSQRSRSRSRRSYRSSRSPRSSSSRSSSPYSKSPVSKRRGSQEKQTKKAEGEPQEESPLKSKSQEEPKDTFEHDPSESVDEFNKSSATSGDIWPGLSAYDNSPRSPHSPSPIATPPSQSSSCSDAPMLSTVHSAKNTPSQHSHSIQHSPERSGSGSVGNGSSRYSPSQNSPIHHIPSRRSPAKTITPQNAPRDEARGRSSFYPDGGDQETAKTGKFLKRFTDEESRVFLLDRGNTRDKEAPKEKGSEKGRAEGEWEDQEALDYFSDKESGKQKFNDSEGDDTEETEDYRQFRKSVLADQGKNFATTSHRNTEEEGPKYKSKVSLKGNRESDGFREEKNYKLKETGYVVERPSTTKDKHKEDDKNSERITVKKETQSPEQVKSEKLKDLFDYSPPLHKNLDAREKSTFREESPLRIKMIASDSHRPEVKLKMAPVPLDDSNRPASLTKDRLLASTLVHSVKKEQEFRSIFDHIKLPQASKSTSESFIQHIVSLVHHVKEQYFKSPAMTLNERFTSYQKATEEHSTRQKSPEIHRRIDISPSALRKHTRLAGEERVFKEENQKGDKKLRCDSADLRHDIDRRRKERSKERGDSKGSRESSGSRKQEKTPKDYKEYKSYKDDSKHKSREQDHSRSSSSSASPSSPSSREEKESKKEREEEFKTHHELKEYSGFAGVSRPRGTFHDDRDDGVDYWAKRGRGRGTFQRGRGRFNFKKSGSSPKWTHDKYQGDGIVEDEEETMENNEEKKDRRKEEKE; encoded by the exons ATGGGTCGCTCCAATTCTAGATCACATTCTTCAAGATCAAAATCTAGATCACAGTCTAGTTCTCGATCAAGATCAAGATCACACTCTAGGAAGAAGAGATACAG GTCTCGTTCCAGGACATATTCAAGATCTCGTAGTAGAGATCGTATTTATTCTAGAGATTATCGCCGAGATTACAGAAATAATAGAGGAATGAGGCGACCTTATGGGTACAGAGGAAGGGGTAGAGGGTATTACCAAGGAGGAGGAGGTAGATATCATCGAGGTGGATATAGACCTGTCTGGAATAGAAGACACTCCAGGAGTCCTAGACGAGGTCGTTCACGTTCCAGGAGTCCAAAAAGAAGATCTGTTTCTTCTCAAAGATCCCGAAGCAGATCTCGCCGGTCATATAGATCCTCTAGGTCTCCAAGATCATCGTCTTCTCGTTCTTCGTCCCCGTATAGCAAATCTCCTGTCTCTAAAAGACGAGGGTCtcaggaaaaacaaaccaaaaaagctGAAGGGGAGCCCCAAGAAGAGAGTCCTCTGAAAAGTAAATCGCAGGAGGAACCGAAAGATACATTTGAACATGACCCTTCTGAATCTGTGGATGAGTTTAATAAATCATCAGCCACATCTGGTGATATTTGGCCTGGCCTTTCAGCGTATGATAATAGTCCCAGATCGCCCCATAGTCCTTCACCAATCGCTACACCACCTAGTCAGAGTTCATCTTGCTCTGATGCCCCCATGCTCAGTACAGTCCACTCTGCAAAAAACACCCCCTCTCAGCATTCACATTCCATTCAGCATAGTCCTGAAAGGTCTGGGTCTGGTTCTGTTGGAAATGGATCTAGTAGATACAGTCCTTCACAGAATAGTCCAATTCATCACATCCCTTCACGAAGAAGCCCTGCAAAGACAATCACACCACAGAATGCTCCAAGAGATGAGGCTAGGGGACGTTCCTCATTTTATCCTGATGGTGGAGATCAGGAGACTGCAAAAACAGGAAAATTCTTAAAAAG GTTCACAGATGAAGAGTCTAGAGTATTCCTGCTTGATAGGGGTAATACCAGGGATAAAGAGGCTCCCAAGGAGAAAGGATCAGAgaaagggagggcagagggagaatgGGAAGATCAGGAAGCTTTAGATTACTTCAGTGATAAAGAGTCtggaaaacaaaagtttaatgATTCAGAAGGGGATGACACAGAGGAGACAGAGGATTACAGACAGTTCAGGAAGTCAGTTCTTGCAGATCAGGGTAAAAATTTTGCTACTACATCTCACCGGAATACTGAGGAGGAAGGACCCAAGTACAAGTCCAAAGTTTCATTGAAAGGCAATAGAGAAAGTGATGgatttagagaagaaaaaaattataaacttaaAGAGACTGGATATGTAGTGGAAAGGCCTAGTACTACAAAAGATAAGCACAAGGAAGACGACAAAAACTCTGAGAGAATAACAGTAAAGAAAGAAACTCAGTCACCTGAGCAGGTAAAGTCTGAAAAGCTCAAAGACCTCTTTGATTACAGTCCCCCTCTACACAAGAATCTGGATGCACGAGAAAAGTCTACCTTCAGAGAGGAGAGCCCACTTAGGATCAAAATGATAGCCAGTGATTCTCACCGTCCTGAAGTCAAACTCAAAATGGCACCGGTTCCTCTTGATGATTCTAACAG ACCTGCTTCCTTGACTAAAGACAGGCTACTTGCTAGTACACTTGTCCATTCTGTCAAGAAGGAGCAAGAATTCCGATCCATCTTTGACCACATTAAGTTGCCACAGGCCAGCAAAAGCACTTCAGagtcatttattcaacacattgTGTCCTTGGTTCATCATGTTAAAG AGCAATACTTCAAATCACCTGCAATGACCCTAAACGAGAGATTCACTTCATATCAGAAAGCCACTGAAGAACATAGTACCCGGCAAAAGAGCCCTGAGATACACAG GAGAATTGACATCTCTCCAAGTGCCCTGAGGAAGCATACGCGTTTAGCAGGGGAAGAGAgagtttttaaggaagaaaatcaaaag GGAGATAAAAAATTAAGGTGTGATTCTGCTGATCTTCGACATGACATTGATCGtcggagaaaagaaagaagtaaagaacGGGGGGATTCCAAGGGCTCCAGGGAATCCAGTGGAtcaagaaagcaggaaaaaactCCAAAAGATTACAAGGAATACAAATCTTACAAAGATGACAG taaACATAAAAGTAGAGAGCAAGATCATTCTCGATCTTCATCCTCTTCAGCATCACCTTCTTCTCCCAGTTCTCGAGAAGAAAAGGAGagtaagaaggaaagagaagaagaatttAAAACTCACCATGAACTGAAAGAATACTCAGGCTTTGCAGGAGTTAGCCGACCACGAGGAACCTTT catgatgacagagatgatggtGTGGATTATTGGGCCAAAAGAGGAAGAGGTCGTGGTACCTTTCAGCGTGGCAGAGGGCGCTTTAACTTCAAAAAATCAGGTAGCAGTCCAAAATGGACTCATGATAAATACCAAGGGGACGGGATTGTTGAAGATGAAGAGGAGACCAtggaaaataatgaagaaaagaagGACAGGCGCAAAGAAGAAAAG gaataa
- the BCLAF1 gene encoding bcl-2-associated transcription factor 1 isoform X7 translates to MGRSNSRSHSSRSKSRSQSSSRSRSRSHSRKKRYRSRSRTYSRSRSRDRIYSRDYRRDYRNNRGMRRPYGYRGRGRGYYQGGGGRYHRGGYRPVWNRRHSRSPRRGRSRSRSPKRRSVSSQRSRSRSRRSYRSSRSPRSSSSRSSSPYSKSPVSKRRGSQEKQTKKAEGEPQEESPLKSKSQEEPKDTFEHDPSESVDEFNKSSATSGDIWPGLSAYDNSPRSPHSPSPIATPPSQSSSCSDAPMLSTVHSAKNTPSQHSHSIQHSPERSGSGSVGNGSSRYSPSQNSPIHHIPSRRSPAKTITPQNAPRDEARGRSSFYPDGGDQETAKTGKFLKSPPLHKNLDAREKSTFREESPLRIKMIASDSHRPEVKLKMAPVPLDDSNRPASLTKDRLLASTLVHSVKKEQEFRSIFDHIKLPQASKSTSESFIQHIVSLVHHVKEQYFKSPAMTLNERFTSYQKATEEHSTRQKSPEIHRRIDISPSALRKHTRLAGEERVFKEENQKGDKKLRCDSADLRHDIDRRRKERSKERGDSKGSRESSGSRKQEKTPKDYKEYKSYKDDSKHKSREQDHSRSSSSSASPSSPSSREEKESKKEREEEFKTHHELKEYSGFAGVSRPRGTFFRIRGRGRARGVFAGTNTGPNNSNTTFQKRPKEEEWDPEYTPKSKKYFLHDDRDDGVDYWAKRGRGRGTFQRGRGRFNFKKSGSSPKWTHDKYQGDGIVEDEEETMENNEEKKDRRKEEKE, encoded by the exons ATGGGTCGCTCCAATTCTAGATCACATTCTTCAAGATCAAAATCTAGATCACAGTCTAGTTCTCGATCAAGATCAAGATCACACTCTAGGAAGAAGAGATACAG GTCTCGTTCCAGGACATATTCAAGATCTCGTAGTAGAGATCGTATTTATTCTAGAGATTATCGCCGAGATTACAGAAATAATAGAGGAATGAGGCGACCTTATGGGTACAGAGGAAGGGGTAGAGGGTATTACCAAGGAGGAGGAGGTAGATATCATCGAGGTGGATATAGACCTGTCTGGAATAGAAGACACTCCAGGAGTCCTAGACGAGGTCGTTCACGTTCCAGGAGTCCAAAAAGAAGATCTGTTTCTTCTCAAAGATCCCGAAGCAGATCTCGCCGGTCATATAGATCCTCTAGGTCTCCAAGATCATCGTCTTCTCGTTCTTCGTCCCCGTATAGCAAATCTCCTGTCTCTAAAAGACGAGGGTCtcaggaaaaacaaaccaaaaaagctGAAGGGGAGCCCCAAGAAGAGAGTCCTCTGAAAAGTAAATCGCAGGAGGAACCGAAAGATACATTTGAACATGACCCTTCTGAATCTGTGGATGAGTTTAATAAATCATCAGCCACATCTGGTGATATTTGGCCTGGCCTTTCAGCGTATGATAATAGTCCCAGATCGCCCCATAGTCCTTCACCAATCGCTACACCACCTAGTCAGAGTTCATCTTGCTCTGATGCCCCCATGCTCAGTACAGTCCACTCTGCAAAAAACACCCCCTCTCAGCATTCACATTCCATTCAGCATAGTCCTGAAAGGTCTGGGTCTGGTTCTGTTGGAAATGGATCTAGTAGATACAGTCCTTCACAGAATAGTCCAATTCATCACATCCCTTCACGAAGAAGCCCTGCAAAGACAATCACACCACAGAATGCTCCAAGAGATGAGGCTAGGGGACGTTCCTCATTTTATCCTGATGGTGGAGATCAGGAGACTGCAAAAACAGGAAAATTCTTAAAAAG TCCCCCTCTACACAAGAATCTGGATGCACGAGAAAAGTCTACCTTCAGAGAGGAGAGCCCACTTAGGATCAAAATGATAGCCAGTGATTCTCACCGTCCTGAAGTCAAACTCAAAATGGCACCGGTTCCTCTTGATGATTCTAACAG ACCTGCTTCCTTGACTAAAGACAGGCTACTTGCTAGTACACTTGTCCATTCTGTCAAGAAGGAGCAAGAATTCCGATCCATCTTTGACCACATTAAGTTGCCACAGGCCAGCAAAAGCACTTCAGagtcatttattcaacacattgTGTCCTTGGTTCATCATGTTAAAG AGCAATACTTCAAATCACCTGCAATGACCCTAAACGAGAGATTCACTTCATATCAGAAAGCCACTGAAGAACATAGTACCCGGCAAAAGAGCCCTGAGATACACAG GAGAATTGACATCTCTCCAAGTGCCCTGAGGAAGCATACGCGTTTAGCAGGGGAAGAGAgagtttttaaggaagaaaatcaaaag GGAGATAAAAAATTAAGGTGTGATTCTGCTGATCTTCGACATGACATTGATCGtcggagaaaagaaagaagtaaagaacGGGGGGATTCCAAGGGCTCCAGGGAATCCAGTGGAtcaagaaagcaggaaaaaactCCAAAAGATTACAAGGAATACAAATCTTACAAAGATGACAG taaACATAAAAGTAGAGAGCAAGATCATTCTCGATCTTCATCCTCTTCAGCATCACCTTCTTCTCCCAGTTCTCGAGAAGAAAAGGAGagtaagaaggaaagagaagaagaatttAAAACTCACCATGAACTGAAAGAATACTCAGGCTTTGCAGGAGTTAGCCGACCACGAGGAACCTTT TTTCGAATtagaggcagaggaagagccaGAGGAGTTTTTGCTGGGACAAATACTGGTCCAAACAACTCAAATACTACTTTTCAAAAGAGACCGAAGGAAGAGGAATGGGATCCAGAATATACCCCAAAGAGCAAGAAGTACTTCTTG catgatgacagagatgatggtGTGGATTATTGGGCCAAAAGAGGAAGAGGTCGTGGTACCTTTCAGCGTGGCAGAGGGCGCTTTAACTTCAAAAAATCAGGTAGCAGTCCAAAATGGACTCATGATAAATACCAAGGGGACGGGATTGTTGAAGATGAAGAGGAGACCAtggaaaataatgaagaaaagaagGACAGGCGCAAAGAAGAAAAG gaataa